One segment of Toxoplasma gondii ME49 chromosome VI, whole genome shotgun sequence DNA contains the following:
- a CDS encoding hypothetical protein (encoded by transcript TGME49_244630~Predicted trans-membrane domain (TMHMM2.0):16-39), which yields METLEQGKSVLRGTARLCVQLCGLFTLAFLWIPCLPSLFSSSPETFFFTGKTASPDPLSVWGGIQCPDTQRVDSLCPRLHLLFGLLRSRLPNPLFSTASFSLPFLVDWRDAFSADEMRPLFLLRAPRGSSPAAAETPQQSCLGFSRFDDKKSQKCSNFLSPERSPFSFVRFRYMRNRNNRKTHSSTTDPCCQPSLPYSSSSFSTSSFSTLSSSSSFSTVSSSSFSSFSDSFRRGSSSRFSMPTLARFFPFSRSPNARFSRSAFSSNAFAAWREPPVLQLRGVQAPRTLLPEVADGEGVPRLFDEQACAPPAIATESLSSQPLSPSSSLLSPPPSSRLPPSLPSSAFASSRFSPGEDEELYTETEIGAGAFVSERPSKLEGVIRYRSEDFVVREVGEDGKVCPLDLGCNDTSGLERLDARREALLRSLHAHRQHAFRPHPSAPVHASSSRSSHCSSSSWSPPESSSSSPSSLSPGFSVETGETEDNATFVSDVGEPVRSREAVEREVAALSSVRFILTKHNRETPEALEVLARVTGVDIKRFSFAGMKDRRAVTSQWIACSNPLPLPPLASRPPSLSSPLSASSSSSPSSSLSPSTWRDRAGEMLERQDKLRRERASEALALPSFLSDTTDASLSASASLQRPRVSAPSLSVLPPSPICGDKPVFEPPSSPPSTSSSASSSSPPLSPLKTPSSGRVEETQDSRGQPGDSALCSTCAPIQESENPEPIFTAELAKKAMQHPSWDACVSWSHFEPGEVHLGCLGGNRFSILLRNVRIKTENSGPSPPSSSSSLSHDSLVSSSAVSSSFSSLPAGSTSGFSRSSKALRSSSEEENPLFEEERLAALTTEAAEAIQKFGFINYFGPQRFGTGARPTHHIGRALLHRQFARVCNLILKIPEALPAKFRGRSGPSALPHPGNADEKPSLSPPPLRPSASSKPSSLLPHSDQPSSSSSSSSFQGAAFVSAQEAFWAGDFRRALALLPRQCRQERQILRVLAAAPAPEWRRRSHAALSGDANAADNASTKAPFPQDWQRLPERAKSQATPPRNSAGRERPSSAFREGRFEAESVSSSLPGAGEKDAPRRGKNRAPRRDDLQEVCGTEFAVCAERGSSNSRSLAPGSEDRATRAKLEEFECLEAVELAAASGAISEGLARRVAASASFSGSADGGTRPRTSQTPFRALAPPQASASPFSGEREMRGAGLARREEVLKAVRSIPRLQRLIYVKAYASYLWNLCATERARVYGLCRPVVGDLVLEKAGNETMQSTAASCSSSSLLFPFERTGEARPDSQRVRSDSQRVRLDSQRVRPDSQRVRLLRTEEECQSFSIADVVLPLIGAGMVFPENKVGEFLRNLMNEEFLCERLYRREEELFLDASYRPLLAFPQDFSCTLEFSSTPAASAAPPYAPPSSPSSSSGGESDSAPVSGFNLRLDFTLPPGVFASALLREFMQSPFEHPFKQRRRELRELPRSSLLSSRSSPAPPS from the exons ATGGAGACACTCGAGCAGGGAAAGAGCGTTCTGCGCGGCACTGCGCGCCTTTGCGTACAACTCTGCGGTCTCTTTACACTTGCTTTTTTATGGATACCTTGTCTGccatctctcttctcttcctctccagaaaCTTTTTTTTTCACTGGAAAAACTGCCTCTCCAGatcctctgtctgtctgggGAGGAATCCAGTGTCCAGACACTCAACGGGTGGACTCTCTGTGTCCGCGTTTGCATCTTCTCTTCGGTCTCCTCCGCTCGCGCCTTCCAAATCCTCTTTTTTCGActgcatctttttctcttccttttcttgtcgACTGGCGGGACGCATTTTCCGCGGACGAAATGAGgcctttgtttctcctccGTGCCCCTCGTGGCTCTAGTCCTgcggcggcagagacaccgcagcagtcctgtctcggcttctctcgcttcgatGACAAAAAAAGTCAGAAATGTTCCAACTTTCTCTCGCCGGAAAGGTcacctttttcttttgttcGTTTCAGATACATGCGAAACAGGAATAACCGCAAAACACACTCTTCCACTACAGATCCCTGCTGCcagccttctctcccctactcctcttcttctttttccacttcttctttttccactttatcctcttcttcttctttttccactgtatcctcttcttctttctcttccttttcggaCTCTTTCCGTCGCgggtcttcttcgcgtttttcgaTGCCGACTCttgcgcgtttcttccctttttctcgctctcccaaTGCCcggttctctcgctctgcgttctcctccAACGCCTTTGCGGCCTGGCGAGAGCCTCCCGTTCTGCAGCTTCGCGGAGTTCAAGCGCCTCGCACTCTTCTTCCAGAAGTCGCAGATGGGGAAGGAGTCCCGAGGCTCTTCGATGAGCAAGCCTGTGCGCCTCCTGCAATCGCCAcagagtctctctcttcccagccactttccccttcttcctctttgttgtctccgcctccatcttctcgtctccccccgtctcttccttcttctgctttcgcttcttctcgcttctccccgggagaagatgaagaactgtacacggagacagagatagGAGCGGGAGCGTTCGTGTCAGAAAGGCCCTCCAAACTGGAAGGCGTCATTCGCTACAGAAGCGAAGATTTTGTTGTGAGAGAGGTAGGCGAAGACGGGAAAGTGTGTCCTCTCGACCTCGGGTGTAATGACACCTCAGGCCTCGAGCGCCTCGACGCCCGACGCGAGGCTCTCCTCCGGTCTCTTCACGCTCACCGTCAACATGCGTTTCGTCCTCATCCTTCTGCGCCAGTAcatgcgtcttcctctcgatcTTCTcactgctcttcttcgtcttggtCTCCTCCTGaatcctcttcctcttctccttcttctttgtctcctggcttttctgtggagacaggagagacagaggacaaCGCGACATTCGTTTCCGACGTTGGAGAGCCTGTGCGGAGTCGCGAAGCCGTTGAGAGGGAGGTGGCTgcgctctcctctgtccGATTCATTCTGACTAAACACAACCGCGAAACGCCAG AAGCACTGGAGGTTCTTGCCCGCGTGACAGGAGTCGACATCAAACGCTTTTCCTTCGCAGGTATGAAGGACAGACGCGCCGTCACTTCACAGTGGATTGCCTGCTCCaatcctcttcctcttcctcctcttgcGTCGCGACctccttccctttcctctcctctttctgcttcttcctcctcttctccctcttcttctctgtctccttctacgtggagagacagagcaggcGAGATGCTGGAAAGGCAAGACAAACTGCGACGTGAGAGGGCGTCAGAggctctcgctcttccttcatTCCTATCGGACACAAcagacgcgtctctctctgcgtcggcttctctccagcgtccccgcgtctctgcaccttctttgtctgtctTGCCTCCGTCTCCTATTTGTGGGGACAAGCCGGTCTTCGagcctccctcctctcctccgtcaacttcttcgtcggcttcctcttcttctcctcctctgtcgccgCTGAAAACGCCTTCCAGTGGGCGAGTCGAAGAGACTCAAGACTCGCGGGGACAGCCTGGCGACTCAGCTCTCTGTAGTACATGTGCGCCGATTCAGGAGAGCGAAAATCCGGAACCGATCTTCACCGCCGAGCTCGCCAAGAAGGCCATGCAACATCCTTCCTGGGACGCCTGC GTCTCTTGGAGTCACTTCGAGCCCGGCGAAGTCCACCTTGGATGCTTGGGAGGAAACCGATTCTCCATTCTTTTGAGAAATGTTCGAATTAAAACTGAAAACTCGGgaccttctcctccttcctcttcttcgtccctTTCTCATGATTCATTGGTGTCGTCGTCTGCGGTTTCTTCAtcgttctcctccctcccAGCTGGATCGACATCTGGATTTTCGAGGAGTTCTAAGGCTCTGAGAAGTTCCTCTGAGGAGGAAAATCCTCTATTTGAAGAGGAGCGACTCGCGGCGCTGACGACGGAGGCTGCGGAGGCAATCCAGAAGTTCGGATTCATCAATTACTTCGG GCCACAGCGTTTCGGCACCGGGGCGCGTCCCACTCACCACATCGGCCGAGCGTTGCTGCATCGCCAGTTCGCCCGCGTCTGCAATTTGATTTTGAAAATTCCCGAGGCTCTTCCGGCCAAGTTCCGAGGCCGCTCAGGCCCCAGCGCGTTGCCGCATCCTGGgaacgcagacgaaaaaccATCGCTCTCACCTCcccctcttcgtccttctgcATCGTCCAAAccttcttcgctccttcCTCACTCAGATCaaccgtcttcgtcttcttcgtcttcttccttccaaGGAGCAGCATTTGTGTCGGCTCAAGAGGCATTTTGGGCTGGGGACTTTCGTCGAGCTCTCGCGTTGCTCCCTCGCCAGTGCcggcaggagagacagattcttcgcgttctcgcgGCTGCGCCTGCACCCGAGTGGAGACGCcgctcgcatgcagcgcttTCCGGAGACGCAAACGCAGCAGACAACGCCTCGACGAAAGCGCCGTTCCCGCAGGACTGGCAGCGGCTTCCTGAGCGGGCCAAGTCGCAGGCGACGCCGCCTCGGAACTCTGCGGGGCGCGAGCGCCCCAGTAGCGCCTTCAGAGAAGGACGGTTCGAAGCCGAGtcggtctcctcttcgctccctggtgcgggagaaaaagacgcgccgagaagaggcaagaacAGAGCGCCGCGCAGGGACGATCTCCAGGAGGTCTGTGGCACCGAGTTCGCGGTTTGCGCCGAACGTGGATCGTCGAACTCGCGGAGCCTTGCGCCAGGAAGCGAGGACCGCGCGACGCGAGCGAAGTTGGAAGAGTTCGAGTGTCTCGAAGCCGTCGAGCTCGCAGCAGCGTCGGGGGCAATCTCGGAGGGTCTCGCGCGCAGAGTtgcagcttctgcgtctttctctggatCCGCGGACGGAGGGACTCGTCCACGAACGTCGCAGACACCGTTCCGCGCGCTTGCTCCTCCTCAGGCTTCggcgtcgcctttctcgggagagagagaaatgcgcGGTGCCGGTCTGGCGAGACGGGAGGAGGTTCTGAAAGCTGTGCGAAGCATCCCTCGTCTTCAGAGACTCATCTACGTGAAGGCCTACGCCTCGTATCTCTGGAACCTCTGtgccacagagagagcaagagtCTACGGACTTTGTCGCCCCGTCGTCGGGGACTTGGTCCTCGAGAAAGCTGGAAACGAGACAATGCAAAGCACCGCCGCTTCGTgctcgtcgtcctctctgctgttccCCTTCGAGAGAACGGGGGAAGCGAGGCCAGACTCGCAGCGAGTTCGGTCAGACTCGCAGCGAGTTCGGTTAGACTCGCAGAGAGTTCGGCCAGACTCGCAGAGAGTTCGACTTCTCAGGACCGAAGAAGAGTGTCAATCTTTTTCGATTGCAGACGTCGTGCTGCCGCTGATTGGCGCTGGGATGGTGTTTCCAGAAAACAAAGTGGGCGAGTTTTTACGAAACCTCATGAACGAGGAATTCCTCTGCGAGCGTCTCTATCGCCGAGAAG AGGAACTCTTTCTCGATGCTTCCTACCGTcccctcctcgccttcccccAAGATTTCTCATGCACTCTTGAGTTTTCGTCCACTCCAGCTGCATCTGCTGCTCCTCCATATGCGCcaccctcttctccttcctcttcttctggaggGGAGTCTGACTCTGCTCCCGTGAGCGGCTTCAATTTGCGTCTCGACTTCACTCTTCCGCCGGGCGTCTTTGCTTCCGCGCTGCTTCGCGAGTTCATGCAGTCGCCTTTTGAGCATCCTTTCAAACAACGCAGACGCGAACTTCGAGAATTgccgcgctcttctctcctatcctctcgttcctctcctgcTCCCCCGTCGTag
- a CDS encoding hypothetical protein (encoded by transcript TGME49_244640), producing the protein MSQNPTSKMAMTISSPTSFSVSTPHSPTASDEASARGVSVAFFAHTPHPSCGISASLEHPSCRNALSPASLEVPDSLPLSPSSYRTLQVSSSRPVRPPSSPPTPSSTLAVSLQVPPSAPSTTSAPSPQRLPQAVSESPAERKLSTGEELTRRLLATWVVSANASKKGGAREGERRPKRGSRLGSRHISCEFPSSSTHSSFPGTSASPVTYASPSSPTPHLSSECLPQSRSPISGVSASSSESSFSSRSPSAFPSSLWSIEGSPSREQDFRASVVQAVLSTQARRKSARRSEEQTCMNGLHAQARETKTQDVKMEGSFGIHDVSRLTSREGFAHSVIKGDKDQGGVFQVDKNNSWSACSVSPPSSSSSDPHLTATSGSSLNCLLPLASDFSGGSVDSETNADERHRSASRRSEEEAKTSQASACDTPEREREEDMTESEDELVLWDDEALEAKEARKERQCRGEIPLMQQSGSSSCDSTHGGEEDETQRTKKTEKTFSGRIDCFGAGVFPEDRSPPTGGSQQADKEEDEREGTVSRVLQILRCETLVRDAQAALRAVGVSPERLLDPESLRSPEEEPCEVVIDAGETREQRNACVGTHGKRDAYTAEAGHGRREGNEKGGKPVISSRNEEDVSMGEREETDREPNRKRSAWMRGEKSEEDLHDDPAIQTLRALLPSLLESCPDWIDEKLNVGRRGEWVAFTKILPEILERRYGLSVAELRKEGPYCWVGRGRLPKTPGSTLLSQGSLPSLSLSSCTFSAPPPLCSSSSDSRFYSACSSSSTSRCLRSASSSSLTLSPGHVCVAGEAKAQAGCDSPLSFFSPLSSPGMRSEEGLEVEVEEEARADDACVELKARWMNGCTETGLPYDIRIDVFNSTLRESIFLEVKATILGRPSFFLSAPEIQFARSQGKSFVVLALWNVRDSRGPDWALTEDVGGCESLAEFLRVLQTDARDAAGAKNEEGEGRESEARGGREPGDRGTDTAEADNRDNAFLGGDGDTVSIKCTFDDFASTKASGTGDSKGEQTSREFSSTSLSDLVSCILQSCDHA; encoded by the exons ATGAGCCAAAACCCGACTTCAAAGATGGCGATGACAATTTCGTCACCTACATCGTTCTCGGTGTCTACTCCTCACTCACCCACGGCATCTGATGAGGCTTCGGCCCGTGGTGTTTCGGTCGCTTTTTTCGCTCACACGCCCCACCCGTCCTGCGGCATCTCTGCCTCCCTCGAACACCCTTCGTGTCGCAATGCcctctcgcctgcctctctcgagGTTCCCGactctctccccctctctccttcgtcctaCCGCACGCTCCaagtgtcttcttcgcggcctGTGAGAcccccttcctctcctccgacTCCGTCTTCCACTCTCGCTGTGTCCCTCCAGGTGCCTCCCTCAGCCCCGTCTACCACAAGTGCACCTTCGCCACAGAGGCTGCCGCAGGCAGTTTCCGAATCTCCAGCAGAGCGGAAACTTTCTACCGGAGAGGAGCTTACTCGCCGCCTCTTAGCCACCTGGGTGGTCTCGGCTAACGcctcgaagaaaggaggggcgcgcgaaggcgagaggcggcCGAAGCGCGGCTCGCGACTTGGAAGCAGACATATCTCTTGCGagtttccctcttcttctacgcattcttctttccctggCACATCCGCTTCGCCTGTAACATAtgcgtctccctcgtcgccTACCCCTCATCTCTCATCGGAATGTTTGCCTCAATCTCGTTCCCCAATCTCAGgagtctctgcctcttcttccgagtcttctttctcctcccgctccccctctgccttcccttcttcgctgtggTCTATAGAAGGAAGTCCCAGCCGGGAGCAGGATTTCCGCGCCAGTGTCGTTCAGGCTGTCTTGTCGACccaggcgagaaggaagagcgcgaggcgaagcgaagaacaAACATGCATGAatggactgcatgcacaagctcgagagacgaagacgcaagaCGTCAAGATGGAAGGGTCCTTCGGAATTCATGACGTTTCGCGACTAACCAGCAGAGAAGGCTTTGCTCATTCTGTGATAAAGGGAGACAAGGACCAAGGTGGAGTCTTCCAAGTGGACAAAAACAACTCATGGAGTGCGTGCTCAGTTTCGCcgccttcatcttcttcttcggatCCTCACCTCACCGCGACTTCCGGTTCTTCCTTGAATTGCTTACTTCCTTTGGCTTCAGACTTTTCGGGGGGTAGCGTAGATTCCGAAACCAATGCcgacgagagacacagaagtgCCTCCAGGAGgtctgaggaagaagcgaagactTCACAGGCTTCAGCATGCGACAcaccggagagagagagagaagaagatatGACAGAGAGTGAGGATGAACTCGTGCTATGGGACGACGAAGCCTTAGAAGCAAAGGAAGCACGAAAAGAGCGACAATGCAGGGGTGAAATTCCACTTATGCAGCAGTCAGGTAGCAGCTCTTGTGACAGCACACACggtggggaagaagacgaaacgcagcgcacgaagaaaacagagaaaaccttTTCTGGACGGATAGACTGTTTTGGAGCAGGCGTTTTTCCGGAGGACAGGAGTCCACCAACAGGTGGATCACAGCAGGCCGAtaaagaagaagatgaacgCGAAGGCACCGTCAGTCGTGTGCTACAAATCCTTCGATGCGAAACGCTGGTTCGAGACGCTCAAGCAGCCCTGCGCGctgtcggcgtctctcccgaGCGTCTACTCGATCCAGAAAGTCTGCGGAGTCCCGAGGAAGAACCATGCGAGGTGGTGATAGAtgctggagagacgagagaacagCGGAACGCCTGCGTGGGCACTCACGGGAAAAGAGATGCATACACCGCAGAAGCAGGACATGGTAGGAGGGAAGGGAATGAGAAGGGTGGCAAGCCAGTTATCTCTAGTCGTAACGAAGAGGATGTCTCGATGGgtgagagggaagagacagacagagagccaAATCGAAAACGAAGTGCATGGATGCGGGGCGaaaagagtgaagaagatctGCACGATGACCCGGCGATCCAGACTCTCCGTGcacttcttccttctctcttggagAGTTGCCCAGACTGGATTGACGAGAAGCTAAACGTCGGAAG aCGAGGAGAATGGGTGGCGTTCACGAAAATTCTCCCCGAAATTCTGGAGAGGCGCTacggtctctctgtcgccgaACTTCGAAAG gaagGACCGTACTGTTGGGTTGGTCGCGGACGCCTTCCCAAAACGCCCGGCTCGACTCTCCTGTCTCAGgggtctcttccttcgctgtctctctcgtcgtgcaccttctctgctcctcctcctctgtgttcgtcttcttctgacTCTCGCTTCTATTCCGCCTGCTCCTCATCTTCGACttcccgctgtctccgctcggcttcgtcttcttcactgacCTTGAGTCCCGGTCACGTGTGTGTcgcgggagaggcgaaggctcAGGCAGGCTGTGATTCTCCTCtgagtttcttttctccactttcgagtcCGGGAAtgcgcagcgaagaaggccttGAAGTggaggtggaagaagaagctcggGCCGACGACGCCTGTGTAGAACTCAAGGCAAGATGGATGAATGGATGCACCGAGACCGGCCTTCCGTACGACATTCGAATCGACGTCTTCAACTCCACCCTGAGAGAATCCATTTTTCTCGAAGTCAAAGCCACTATTCTG gGCCGTCCGtcgttctttctgtctgcacCGGAGATTCAGTTTGCACGGTCGCAAGGCAAATCGTTTGT GGTACTCGCACTGTGGAACGTTCGCGACTCTCGAGGACCCGACTGGGCGCTGACGGAAGACGTCGGCGGCTGCGAGAGCCTTGCGGAGTTTCTGCGCGTGCTCCAGACGGACGCGCGAGACGCAGCCGGagcaaaaaacgaagaaggagaaggacgcgaaagCGAAGCGCGCGGAGGACGGGAGCCAGGCGATCGAGGGACGGACACCGCTGAGGCAGATAACAGAGACAACGCGTTCCTTggcggcgacggagacaccgt GAGCATCAAATGCACCTTTGACGATTTCGCTTCGACAAAAGCGTCCGGAACGGGAGACTCGAAAGGAGAACAAACATCAAGAGAGTTCTCTTCTACCTCGCTTTCGGACCTCGTCTCCTGTATCCTCCAGTCCTGCGACCATGCGTGA
- a CDS encoding eukaryotic initiation factor-5, putative (encoded by transcript TGME49_244650) yields MALVNIPRDRDDPNYRYKMPKLVSKIEGRGNGIKTNIFNMGEIARALKRPPMYPTKFFGCELGAMAKFEEAEEKALVNGAHKESDLVNILDKFIQMYVLCPGCELPEIDLIVKKGLLTCKCNACGYQGSLDNVHKAATYMVRNPPDAGSSTMGKKKKSKEERRAEKQEKQAREGKEKKEKEKKKKKADSDDDSDDDGQNGKEASGDATPTHDAETDSWDDEKTEKEKRKEKKKKDKKKSSALDSEKKLMHKEALVFDSPELKDVIERLRNVVTRSETVDLAAFFHEMRMLQVSQDFDSKCRIYVTLAAIFNDDMTPTSLEARMPYILKVLDTSVSASDVLDAFGFYCQEKGGTAMTSFPYCLQKLYNAEALEAEDILKYYAADKEDPVFSACKKQAEPFLQWLAEDDGSSEEED; encoded by the exons ATGGCGCTCGTTAACATTCCGC GTGACCGGGATGACCCGAACTACCGGTACAAGATGCCCAAGTTGGTGTCGAAGATCGAGGGACGCGGCAACGGAATAAAAACAAACATTTTCAACATGGGAGAAATCGCGAGGGCTCTGAAGCGCCCCCCCATGTACCCCACGAAGTTCTTCGGCTGCGAGTTGGGGGCGATGGCGAAGTtcgaagaagctgaagagaaggcgcTCGTCAACGGCGCCCACAAAGAGTCCGACCTCGTCAATATTCTTGATAA GTTCATTCAGATGTACGTGTTGTGCCCGGGATGCGAGCTGCCTGAGATCGACTTGATTGTGAAGAAGGGACTCCTCACATGCAAGTGCAATGCATGCGGCTACCAAGGCTCTCTCGACAACGTTCACAAGGCGGCGACGTACATGGTGAGAAATCCGCCGGACGCAGGTTCGTCGACgatggggaagaagaagaagtcgaaggaagagcgccgcgcagagaagcaggagaagcaagctcgggagggaaaggagaagaaggagaaagaaaagaagaagaagaaggccgacTCGGACGACGACTCCGACGACGACGGCCAGAACGGGAAGGAAGCCTCTGGAGACGCCACGCCCACTCACGATG cggagacagacagttGGGATGACGAAAAgaccgagaaggaaaagcggaaggagaagaagaagaaggacaagaagaagtCCAGCGCACTCGAttcggagaagaaactgaTGCACAAAGAGGCCCTCGTTTTTGACAGTCCCGAACTGAAAGATGTGATTGAGAGATTGAGAAACGTCGTCACACGCAGTGAGACAGTCGACCTGGCTGCCTTCTTCCATGAAATGCGCATGTTGCAAGTCTCCCAGGATTTCGACTCCAAA TGTCGCATCTACGTCACGCTTGCGGCGATCTTCAACGACGACATGACCCCGACTTCTTTGGAGGCGCGAATGCCGTACATCTTGAAGGTTCTCGACACCTCAGTGTCTGCAAGCGACGTGCTTGACGCATTCGGTTTTTACTGTCAAGAGAAGGGTGGAACGGCAATGACGAGCTTCCCGTACTGCCTCCAGAAGCTGTACAACGCGGAGGCGCTGGAAGCCGAAGACATCCTCAAGTACTACGCTGCAGACAAGGAAGACCCGGTgttcagtgcatgcaagaaacAGGCCGAGCCGTTCCTCCAGTGGCTAGCTGAGGACGACGGatcgagcgaagaagaagactga
- a CDS encoding NEK kinase (encoded by transcript TGME49_244620): protein MEKYTCLEAIGEGAYGTAFLARDFDGNKCVIKVIDVSRMTAKERQSCVTEVQLLARLEHPFVVRYLDSFMEGNTLNIVMNYCADGDLAGVIEKQSRTRKPFKEAQILRWLAQILMALKHIHSHKIIHRDIKSQNLLVDWDGRIRLADFGISKLLDYTNAQANTFIGSPYYLSPELCAGNPYATASDIWAAGCVLYEMATFRTPFHMATSIPDLCYKIQNMQIAPLPEVFSSEIQALANLMLQRDPRKRASAGELLERPSLQHAAIPVLLNVADASQMPIWLAV from the exons ATGGAGAAATACACCTGTCTCGAGGCAATCGGGGAAGGCGCCTACGGGACCGCTTTCCTCGCTCGCGATTTCGATGGAAACAA ATGTGTAATAAAAGTCATTGACGTTTCGCGAATGACAGCGAAGGAACGACAATCGTGCGTAACTGAAGTTCAG CTCCTTGCTCGGCTTGAGCACCCGTTTGTCGTTCGGTACCTTGACAGTTTCATGGAAGGAAACACTTTGAACATCGTCATGAATTATTGTGCCG ACGGAGACCTCGCAGGCGTAATCGAAAAGCAAAGCCGGACTCGAAAGCCGTTCAAAGAAGCACAAATTCTCCGATGGCTCGCTCAGATTCTCATGGCTCTGAAACACATCCACAGCCACAAAATCATTCATCGAG ATATAAAGAGTCAGAATTTGCTCGTCGACTGGGACGGGCGCATTCGCCTCGCTGACTTTGGCATCAGCAAACTTCTGGATTACACAAATGCGCAAGCGAACACGTTCATCGGCAGCCCTTACTACTTGAGCCCGGAGTTGTGTGCG GGAAACCCATACGCGACCGCAAGCGACATCTGGGCTGCCGGCTGCGTTCTCTATGAAATGGCTACTTTCCGAACTCCTTTTCACATGGCCACCTCAATCCCTGACCTCTGCTACAAAATTCAGAACATGCAG ATTGCTCCGTTGCCGGAAGTCTTCTCTTCGGAGATCCAGGCCTTGGCAAATCTCATGCTCCAAAGAGATCCCCGAAAACGCGCGAGTGCCGGGGAACTTTTGGAACGACCTTCCCTGCAG CACGCAGCCATTCCGGTGCTCCTGAACGTCGCAGATGCCTCTCAAATGCCGATTTGGCTTGCTGTGTAG
- a CDS encoding hypothetical protein (encoded by transcript TGME49_244645) produces the protein MHKREAIQLDKEAKTTGSRATKGNLGLTYSRKVRRGSSSFALECFPHFPPFRSTRRWTKLDSLSRGVEFPTSSFTDSLRKSKRRTACPALPCGELWQRSRRKGVRCCPGDLCAKRVFLSIPPGLSAETRFPVALCMAFFSGSGRTPRREWRKTNVLSSAAMSEFRERPTGSSLRQTLDVFNRRLGGERKLFPRETPLLPRTHNPSTFSVCPAFPLELRDSLRIC, from the exons ATGCACAAGCGAGAGGCTATCCAACTCGACAAAGA AGCGAAGACCACTGGTTCGCGCGCGACGAAGGGGAACCTCGGCTTGACTTACAGTCGGAAGGTACGCCGCGGTAGTAG CTCCTTCGCGTTGGAGTGTTTCCCGCATTTTCCCCCTTTCCGGTCGACGCGTCGGTGGACAAAACTCGACTCTTTGTCTCGTGGCGTTGAATTCCCGACTTCGAGTTTCACCGACAGCTTGAGAAAATCCAAGCGTCGTACAGCCTGTCCCGCCTTGCCTTGCGGGGAGTTGTGGCAACGCTCTAGGCGAAAAGGCGTCCGCTGCTGTCCTGGCGATCTCTGCGCAAAAAGAGTTTTCCTCTCGATTCCGCCTGGCTTGTCAGCTGAAACGCGGTTCCCGGTGGCTCTCTGCATGGCATTCTTCTCCGGCTCTGGTCGCACTCCACGTCGAgagtggaggaagacgaacgtcctctcttctgcggcaATGTCTGAGTTTCGGGAGAGACCGACTGGCTCGAGTCTAAGGCAGACTTTAGACGTCTTCAATCGCAGACtcggcggcgagagaaaactttTTCCCCGCGAAACACCGCTGTTGCCTCGAACGCACAACCCCTCCACGTTCTCCGTGTGTCCAGCTTTCCCTCTGGAGCTCCGGGACTCCTTACGCATCTGCTAA